The following DNA comes from Chloroflexota bacterium.
AGCATCCGATACGGCGGCGATGTGATAACGGCAGTGGACGACAACCCCATCGGCGGCATGAACGACCTAATCATCTATCTGCTGGAGAATACGCGCCCGGGCGACGCCGTCAGGGTCAGCGTCGTGCGAGATGGCGGCGAAGTAACGCACTTGTGGGTTACCCTTGAGCCGCGCCCTCAAGCACCGAACTAGCATCAAGCGCAAACCGGCGCAACTGGAATCGTTGATGCCTTTCCGGTATGATTTCTACATCGGGCAGACAGTAATCCGACAATTCGCAGCATCATTTGCGAATGGAAAAGTGAGAACGATGAAAATCAGAACTACGCTATTCCTGCTGCTGGGGCTAGTTGCGGCTGTTTCAGCAATAATTGGTTGCGGGTCGGCGCCGGCAGTATCGCAGCCGAGCGAACCGGCGAACATCCCTGACGCTGCGCCGCAAGCAAGTGAACCGGCGCCCCCAGAACCGTCTCAACCCGTCACCACTATGTTTCAAGCCGATTCCGAACCGCCGAAGGTAACACAGCCGATGGCGAGTGAGCCGGAAGCTGCGCCTGTCGAAGTCGGCTATAAGGTGGGCATGATGGCGCCCGAGTTCGGGATGAGCCTGTACGACGGCACGAGGGTTACGTCCGCGAGCCTCGCCGAGCAAGGCAAGCCCACCTTCATCTATTTCCACGCGACTTGGTGAGGCACCTGCCGCGTCGAGTTACGGCGCATCAAGGAAGAGATTGGCGCAAGCTACAACGACCAAGTCGCAATCTACATCGTCGGCACGGACCCGTCCGAGAGCGTCGAAAAGCTGGAAGCCGATAGGGAACGTGAGAGCTTGCCATACGCCACCGCATACGCGGACGAAGGCATGCTGGAGACTCTGAAAATCTACACGCAGGCATCCAAAATCGCCCTAGACAGCGACGGCATCATCACGCACCGCTACGGTTTCGGCAAGGGCGACTTCGAGAACTGGGGCGACCTGTTCGCTGACATCGCCGCCAACTAACGCAGTCTGTCTCAAGTCAACGCGGATTCAGTTATCATTGCCATTACCCAACCTTCTTCTTAGGTCGCCTTCACTGCGCGCGCCTGTTAAGCGCCGTCTTCGCCCTGATACAAGATGGTATCCGGCTTAAACACTGCCCACGCGAACCAGAAGTGATTGCCGTGGACTACGGGCGTTAGCTTCTTGCCTGCTAGCGGACCGTCGGTCGCGTTGCCGAAAATATCCCACGCGCTGCCGGTCTGGTCGTCCACTATACGGTCCTCCTCTGCGCCGAAAGTCAGCGTCTGCCCGTCTAGCACTGCATCGAACACGCCCGCGGCGCCGACATCGCGCGATTCGGCTATCGCGCTTGCGTCCAGCGCAGACGTCGTGCCAAACTTGTGAAACACCGCTATCTGACGCTCGCCAACCTCGTAGTTGATAACGCGCTCTTCCTGCAACACCGATAGCGGGAACGCCAAATCCACGCCATCCATGCTCACGGCGATGACACGCTCAACCGGCAGCAGCCTGCCATCTAGGTCGCCGTTAAACAGGAACGGATTGCCGTCGTATGTATCGTATCCGGCGTATGGATTGCGACCGTACTGCCGCGTGAAGCCCGTTTCGCGCGACAGTACCTTGCCGTCCGGATGCGCACGACTGAAGTCGGCGAACGACACGATGGACGCAGGGAGATATTCCAGCATGCGCCCGGCGTGTTCGCCGACGATGCCCTCGCCCGTGAACTGCTGCCACCACGTATGCGTCTGCCGGTCGTACATAATCAGGTCCGAGTTGCGCAGGTTGCCGGATACGCCGAATTCCAGCACTTCGCCGTCCAACCGCCTGTCGAACGCTATCGCCGAATTGCAAAGCGGGCAGAATGTCACGGAGACCGGCACGCCGCCCACAGTATCGTTGACAATCTCGTGCCAAGTAAGAATCTGCAGCGGATAAGCGCGCGCATCGCCGTCGATGTCAAGCGACACCACCGGCTCCACATCCTTTAGCCACGCCGCCTCAGACGGCGCGACGAACTTGGGCACGTCTATCGAAGGTATATTGTCACGCGGAATGACGAACCTAATCTGGCTGTACGGCACAGTGTGAAGGCTGAAGTCGGTGTCCCATCCATTCGTACTGAGCCGTGCGGCATTCAGCGCCCGCTCGTAATCCGGGTCCGGCGTTACGCTACTCCGCTCGCTATCCGTAGTCACTATTGGCGCAGCAGTCGGAACCGGCTGTGTATCGGGCGTTGGCGAGGTGGTGATAGTCCCAGCCATCTGTTGCAGCGGGGCAGAAGTTGCAGTCGGAATTGCAACGGTTGTCGGCTCGACTGTTGGCAATGTCTGCGCTGGCGCGCTGCGCGATGGGGATTGCACACTAGGCGCTGTTACAGCAGACTGAGTTGCTGTGCTATCAGTTTTGGCGCGCGCCGCTGCGTCCGCAGCAGCCGGTGATGCCGAAATCGGAGCGGGCTGGCTTTGCGCCGGCGCTGCCGCAGTCTCCGTCGCAGTATGTCCGCAAGCAGCGAATATGACGCCGCCCAGAATGAACAATCCGACATAGACTAAGCGTCTTCCAATCCAAGTAAATCTGAGTGGCAAGTGAAACTCCGTTTCTAAATTGACCTTAATATCGTGACTTGTTCAGCTGGCGGATACAGCCCATCCGCCGGTAAGCTGAATCGACTTATCCAGATTTCCTATCACAGACTACGCTGTAGCTCGACTAGATCTTCCTCTCGAAAGTAGGAAGTGGGAAAGAACAAGGTGAACTGCTTGGATGAACGGTCTCATCAATTAGGATGCTGATAAAGCAAGAATGATGCTCACCGTCGCAGATTCGACCCGCGGTATACGACTCAACGGGGAAACGGTACAGGGAAACAGAACGGCGGCTAATCGCGGCGCAGCCAGTTTCTGCCATCGCGCGCTAACAGTTCGTCAGCGGCTGCGGGTCCCCAGCTACCGGGTGCGTAGATGTGCAACGGCGAGACCGCCGAGTCTGTCCACGCGCCTATCAGCGGATCCACGATTTTCCACGCCTCTTCGATGTGGTCGTTGCGGATAAATAGACTAGCGTCGCCAAGAAGCGCGTCCTGTAGCAGGCGCTCGTAGTCTTCCGGAATCGACAGATTCTTGAACGCAGAGCGATAATGAAACTCAAGGTTCGTGCGTTCCATCGACGCCATATCGGTGTCCGGCGTCTTCGTCTGAAATCCCAAGTGTATGCCTTCATTCGGCTGCAGCGTTAACCGCAGGAGGTTCGACGGGATGACTTCACCGGCAGACAGAGGAAATAGCGAGTGCGGCGGCTTACGGAATTCGATGACAATCTCCGACGTTTTCGCCGCCATCGCTTTGCCG
Coding sequences within:
- a CDS encoding DUF3179 domain-containing protein, producing the protein MPLRFTWIGRRLVYVGLFILGGVIFAACGHTATETAAAPAQSQPAPISASPAAADAAARAKTDSTATQSAVTAPSVQSPSRSAPAQTLPTVEPTTVAIPTATSAPLQQMAGTITTSPTPDTQPVPTAAPIVTTDSERSSVTPDPDYERALNAARLSTNGWDTDFSLHTVPYSQIRFVIPRDNIPSIDVPKFVAPSEAAWLKDVEPVVSLDIDGDARAYPLQILTWHEIVNDTVGGVPVSVTFCPLCNSAIAFDRRLDGEVLEFGVSGNLRNSDLIMYDRQTHTWWQQFTGEGIVGEHAGRMLEYLPASIVSFADFSRAHPDGKVLSRETGFTRQYGRNPYAGYDTYDGNPFLFNGDLDGRLLPVERVIAVSMDGVDLAFPLSVLQEERVINYEVGERQIAVFHKFGTTSALDASAIAESRDVGAAGVFDAVLDGQTLTFGAEEDRIVDDQTGSAWDIFGNATDGPLAGKKLTPVVHGNHFWFAWAVFKPDTILYQGEDGA
- a CDS encoding glucose-6-phosphate dehydrogenase, with the protein product YEMAQNAVRGQYEGYRGTPGVPDNSITPTYAALRLNVDNWRWMGVPYYLRTGKAMAAKTSEIVIEFRKPPHSLFPLSAGEVIPSNLLRLTLQPNEGIHLGFQTKTPDTDMASMERTNLEFHYRSAFKNLSIPEDYERLLQDALLGDASLFIRNDHIEEAWKIVDPLIGAWTDSAVSPLHIYAPGSWGPAAADELLARDGRNWLRRD